A segment of the Lodderomyces beijingensis strain CBS 14171 genome assembly, chromosome: 1 genome:
CGAAGCAGGGTCCTTCTAACTTCTCCTCTCCCCGCCTCGCGCATTTTCTCTCTATCATGGAAAGCGTTACACTGATTTGAACCTCACCCTTTGGTCCCATCCTATTGgaggtttttttcttctctttctttctttctacCGGTTGGTTCGTACCGTGGTATACGatggaaaaggagaaatgGCGATGATACACGGAGTCCAGGGGGGGAAACGGGTAGAGTCAGGAACGAGGATAatagggggggggggaaagaagTGGGGAGCGGTTATATTATGATAAAACTCTAACTTTCACAGGGTTCAACAAAGATGACAGATGAcagatgatgacgattgacaaccacaacaacgacgCTCTATAATCAGATGATTTCCATTGCCAAAgcctcctttttttttacctcCAACTCTTTCCATTCCGTGGGGGGACATTTCGGCCCCACGAGAATGACTTCTTCTCAGACCGTGAGCGTGATTcgtggtgtgtgtgtgaaaAGAGCTAAAGAGTAGAGCTTCTGCGGCCAATTTAACCTCCCTCCCgtttcccccccccccacgGGAAAAAgcgaaaaggagaaaaaataGGAAATTACAAGTTGTTGTATGTAACACAACAAATAattaccaccactgccaccagACTGGTGGGATACTAcagagaagaagagagacCAATAGATCAAGTCCGAGCGAGAGGTGTATTACATCATTGGAAGCAGATTAGAGGCAACTCAAGCTAGTCAACTGACAATTGACAACAAGAACTACCGCCACCACTACTATTAGCACACACTTTCTCACCGTGGAtcactttttttcccttATTTATCTTATCACAGGTACAACCCGagctccaaaaaaaaaaaaaaaaaaaacaatatTAAGAAGGAGCTGCCATCAGAAGCTTCTCCGGATATCACCAAtgttcaaattcaaaaacaagtTAAAGTTTGGCTCGTCCAACGAAAAGCATTCAGGAGGCCATGAACCATCGGCAAGTGGTTCCGCCTCGGTTTCAGACGCATCCACTTCTCAAGCTAGCCAGAGCTACGACAAGTTGCCCTCAAAAGAGAATGGTGACAATGACTCTACAACAGTGGATTCCTTGGCTGACGAtgtttccaatttttcagttGGCAATAGCAAAAACAGCGGCGGGCTTCACAAAGTGGGAAGCGAAGCTACAATTAGCAACAGTAACAGTAACAGTACCAGCAACGGCCTCCACggtgaaaagaaagaacacAACCTGAATGGATTGCTACAACCACCGTCGACAGAGTCAAACGTTACTTCGAACTCTTCACAATATAACGCATCTCCTTCGTCATCTCAAGCCACGTCATTGGGCCAAGCTTCTTCAagctccaacttggaccaGCAGTTTCTACTGGCCAACGGCCAATCGGGGTCGGCTTCATCGCCAGGTTTGCTAACGGTCAAGATCTACGGGTCGCAGAATATCCAACTCcccatcaaaatcaacaacaataagcAGATCTTGCACGCGTTGGCCATAAACTCGAATAATGAAAACGTCGGCCagcaattgttgaaaaatatgggcttgttggaaaaagaaaatgaattTGGAGACTATTTACCTGGCTCTATAGCCACAAATTTCTTACCCTCGATAATCACCATTCCCAATGCCGaaaacttggtcaagtcgtTGCTTTATTTAACCATTGAGTTTGACAACAATGTGCTCGTGATTGAGCCTCAAAAGGGAACAGTCAACCAGTCCACTTGGAACCAGGTGGTGTCGTTTGATGTCACCAACAAGTCAACCACTAACAACTCCTCGACCCACGTTGGCTCGCAATTTCTTAATTTGAATTTATTTATTCGTCTTCCTAATATGCTTATCCCTGATAGCGAAAAGATTAAAAATAAGCAGCTATTCACCAACTTTCAAGCAGatcagcagcaaaaagTCATTCAGCGTGGAACAATGACTTCGAGCTCGTCATCCTCTTCAGGATCTCCCGCTAACATTGGGGACTTGCTCATTGGTACCATCAAATTGCCTCTAAATCCAAAGTCACATACGCAGCAAATTAGACTAATGCATCACGAGTATTTGAAATTCTCAAACCACAATGCTCAGCTCCAGGAGTCGGCAGCAAAAGACATGGGCGAGATTATGCTCACCATTGAGTTTAAGCCGTTGACCAAGAAGCATCTCTCGATTGAagactttgacttgttgaaagttaTCGGCAAAGGATCGTTTGGTAAAGTTATGCAGGTTGTGAAAAAGGATACTAAACAGATTTACGCACTAAAGACGTTGAGAAAGCAGCACATTGTGTCGAGAATGGAGGTGACGCACACACTAGCTGAAAGGACGGTGTTGGCGAGAATCAATAACCCGTTTATCGTCCCGTTAAAGTTTTCATTCCAGTCGCCTGAAAAATTATATCTCGTTTTGTCATTTATTAACGGCGGAGAATTGTTTTGGCACTTGCAAAGAGAGGGCAAGTTTACCATGGACCGGTCGAGATTCTACATTGCCGAATTGTTGACGGCGTTGGAAAGTTTGCACGAGCTCAATGTCATTTACAGGGACTTGAAACCGGAAAATATCTTGCTAGATTACCAGGGCCACATTGCATTGTGCGACTTTGGCTTGTGCAAGCTAAACATGagcaacgacgacaagACGAACACGTTTTGCGGCACGCCCGAGTACCTCGCACCAGAGCTTCTTCTCAACCAAGGGTATACGCGTTCCGTGGACTGGTGGACTTTGGGAACGCTCCTCTATGAAATGCTCACTGGGTTGCCGCCATTTTACGATTCCGACTTGCCCACAATGTACAAGAAGATTCTTCAGAACCCGTTGCGGTTCCCGccatttcttgaaaagacCGATGCTCAGGATCTTCTCATCAAGTTGCTACAAAAGGATCCATCAAAGAGATTGGACGATGCGCATGAAATCAAGACTCAcccatttttcaaagacaTCGATTGGAATAAATTATTAAACAAGAGCTACCTCCCACCGTTCAAGCCCAACGTGGAGAATTTGTTGGACACGAGTAATTTCGATCAGGATTTCACAAATGAAAAGCCACAGGACTCGGTAGTTGATGATTTCTTAACTGAGAGCGTGCAGAAACAATTTGGCGGATGGACATACAACGGCGATCAAATTCTATAAACTTACTTTTTGCTTGATGTTTGatacatatatatctatatatccatatatacatatatacatatcGCGTGCTACACGGAATGAAATCATCTTTGAGATACCCACCACCAGGGCGAGCTTCATTTCCACAGGTCACCGATTAGAACCATTATGATACCGAGCGCCCACGTTCCCAGGAAACAGCAGATCGATcactttcttcttccttccgCCCCCGTGTCCGTTATCTGGTGGACCCTTGGGATCCCCGTTGATCATGCCTCCGGCCTGTTGCTGGCGGCGAAACTCGACGTATTGCGGATTGAGGTGTTCCGGCGGCGCGATGCGGATGTCGACTTTGTCGGGCTTGATTTTGTATACGTTGGGATCGTGCGTTGGGTCACCCATTGGTTTTCCATATCCTGGTCCGTAACCGGCTCCATAACCGAAACTGgtctgttgttgttgtggtagTGTTGGGTAGCCGAAAGTGAGTGGTTCCTGAGGTCgaggttgaggttgaagCGGGGGGTGGCTGTTTGGTTCGGGAGGTGGTGGGGCATCATATGGGTtctgttgatgttggatTTCATCGTAGGCTGGTGGTGCATCCGGCATCTGACGTGATGGTTCTCCTGCTGCGGAAGATGTTTGTTCTTGCGATTCGTAGTTTTGTCTTagtctctctttctctttttccgcAGACAGCATATCTTCTCAATTTGAATGGTGTCTTGTTAAAAAATTGAGTGGAATTGGGAAGTGAGTTGGCTGGCCCTGATGAAGATGTGGTGGTAGTTTTTGCATTCGAGGGGGTGGTCAGCAGCAACCGTAATCAGTCTGGTTTATCTCCCGCTGGCTTTGTGTAATGTCGCCGTGTCGAATTCCGACAATGTCGCATTTGTCCAAAACGATCTACGACACTGAAACCACTCAGAAAAATTTGTagcattttgaaaaattcgaTCAGAAACCACCATCACGGTGATAACCCCAAGGCCCCCCCCTAATGATGCTTCCGTTCAACAGACTCCCCAAACAGCTACTGTCGCAGTCCCCCCTCACGTTTGTCCGCTACAAAAGATACAAGAAATGGGAAGAACTCCCACCGGTCTCACCAGCAACGCAAAAGattgtcaatcaactcTCGATCCTCTCCGCGTCCAAGAAACAGCCCAAGCTCCTCACTTTATGCAATGAGGACCTAGTCAAGCATCGCACGATTATGAACGCGTGGAAGTTGGTGCAGCAGAAGAAACAGCAACATCGcgaacaacaactccaattgCAGTACCAGAGCATACATGACGCCATGGAGGatttgaagatggtgaGCCCCGAGTTGTATCTGGCTGCTGGCGGCGATGGCAAGGTTGATACTGGTGCAAGCAAGAAGTTTGCGCGGTTCCCTATTGAGATGCGGGTGCCTACTGATTTCCCGCCGACCAAGCCGTGGATCTACGAGTATTCGCCAAAGTCGGAATCCTGAATATCATCTTTCAACCCCACTTGGCTATGTAAATagattgaacaaaaaaaaaagaaaaaaagtacCTTAGATAGAAATGATTGATTGTATAGCTCAATCTTCTATACTTCGAGCTTTGCGTTTGCGCGACGGTGTGCTTGTTGCGTTATCGCTCTTCTCTGACGCACTGGCAGTAGTAGGAGCattggcaccaccaccaccaccaccaggcGACGTGCCTCCGGAGAGACTCAACGTCAACTTGGGCCCCGCGGCATGGGCGCTCGTGGGATCAACCGAATCCTCGTAGTCGTCGAAATCATCCAGCTGCTTGCCCGCACTGGGCGTTCCACCGCTGATGTTATTACTATTGTTATTTGCACTGTTTCCATTCACAgatccaccaccattgtACCCCGAGCCATGCTTCTTCGTCATGTTCTTGACGAAATTAACCGAGCTCAAACTGAAGATATGGTCATCTTCAGTATACACGATCCTGCGCCGATACCCACCCGAGAACcctccaccgccaccaaTTCCTCCCGCGCCTGCAGCGCCGCCGCTAGCTCCACCGGAAGCGAAACTCGAGGCGCCACTGGTCACGCTGACACCGCCGCTCTTCAGGAAGTTCTCGAACCCCTTGACGATGTTGCCCATGCTGCTGTCTTCAAAGTAGTCGGACTCCTTTTGGTACAAGGTATCTTCCAATTTCGACAAGCGCGAGTTTAGCTCCTGTTTTGCGAGGATCTGTTGGGTTAGCTTCTTTTTGAGCTGGGTGTATTGATCTAGCGATggctttgacttttttgcaGGAGGTGGTTTTGTTGGCGATGGTTTCAGGTCCAGTGGTTTCAGGTCCAGCGGTTTCAGCTCGCTGGATTTAGCGGGCGATGCCGCTTTagctgtggtggttgtagttgtggtggttgtagttgatgacggtgttgttgtattggtggtggtggtgggagGGGAGGTGTCTGCCGTGGCCGTAGTGGCtgcggttgttgctggttgtTTCGGCTGGCTTGGTTGGCTCTTTGAAGTGTTTTCCTTTGCGTCATCCGAGGCCATGGCTGTTGGATGGGTGGGTTTTGGCGTGCAACTAGATCTGCCACGCCTATTTGGGCTTTACCCTCAATAGTGGTTCTTAACCACTATTACTGAAATTATGGTGGTGGACGCTACCAAACGAATAATCACCAGTGGAGGAAGACTCCGATGGGCATTTCTGCCAGCTTTTTAGGCACTTCAACTTTGTCGGGTGAGctgcaaaagaagagagaaTAAAGGAAGGACTCGCGAAAGAAAGCTCCGTCTTCTCCTTTGTTGGAGGTCCATATTACTATCCCATTGAGGCTCTTTAAACATATAGCCGAAAATTCCCATGGCTTTGAATTGACAGACATTGTTGGAAGATGGGGAAAAATTGGGACTGCGGTTCTGCATTTCTATCATCATGGGGCTTTGAGGCTAGGGAGCACCCTCCCAGAGAGCAGGACTCAAATATTGAACCACAGTAGCCTCTGACACCTTCTCTTGCACTCTATTGTCCTTGAAGGGGGACATGCAGCACCGCATGCCCCGGGGCCTGgcggttgcaaaaaaaccaacacttcggaacaagaagaaaaaagaaaaaaaaagagtttaGCCTACCAAGCGGAGCCCACGCCACGCGACGACACCTCACAAGTGTCATTGAGCCTGGAGACCAAGCCTGCTTGAGTTGTGCTTCcctttttctattttccAGCAATGAAATGAACAGAGCAGTAAAGAGAAAGGATACCATTAGGCCCATGAATTGAACTGGccccaaaaaaagcaagagTTGGCAGAAATTCAGGAGATAGCGGATAGGGGTTTTTAATggctgttgcaaaaatggATGTCTTGTTCATTGGGCCCCGTATATTTCCGGAACCTAGCTGCTATTATTTCtccacacttttttttttttttttttttttcctttgcttTGTTTGACGTTTGCCATGGGGGCAGATGATGAGAATGAGGATTATGACGGTGGTAGTGGTTAGTGGtgttgacgatgatgggtgttgtttctttttgaaaaccaacTGGAtgtctgttttttttgtttctctACAGAATAAATGTTGAGCCAGTGGCAGTTGGAGTTCAAGTGGGTTATTCTGCAGAGGAGGGTGAGCCAATCCCTCGGGATGGTGTCTTCCACCCCCGCTGTAAATCTCTCTCTCGGTAGCGTCGGGGTCACGTGACCAGAAGGTCGTGTAACTTGTcagttttgttttttccctctcttGTTGGTCTTCTTCCACCGAGTGGGAGTTTTTCAGCCGAACATCCGCACCCACTATGGCCCACACAGGCAGACTCTCACTCCCTAAAGTGGTCGTCCgaatatgtatatatatataggtGCTGAAATTCTCCCCCCCCAGGCAGCCAATCCCcattcaaattttttcctttttgtttttgactAGAGAACAAAGGCCCTGGACTTCAATTGACTCAATTGACTCAATCGATATTATATCAGTCCTTCTTCCAACAGTAGTATATTtgcataaaaaaaaaaacaatgGCTATCACGAAAATCCACGCTAGATACGTCTACGACTCGAGAGGAAACCCCACAGTTGAGGTTGATTTGACCAGCGACAAGGGATTGTTCAGAGCAATTGTTCCCTCAGGTGCTTCGACTGGTGTCCACGAGGCCTTGGAGTTGAGAGACGGCGACAAGTCGAAATGGCAAGGTAAGGGTGTCTTGAAGGCTGTTGCCAACGTCAATGACATTATTGCTCCCGCGTTGATCAAGGCCGACATTGATGTTGCTGACCAGGCTAAAATTGACGAGTTTTTGTTGAGTTTGGATGGTACTCCAAACAAGTCCAAATTGGGCGCCAACGCCATCTTGGGTGTTTCCTTGGCTGCCGCCAAAGCAGGTGCTGCTGAAAAGGGGGTTCCCTTGTATCAACACATTGCTGACATCGCCGGCGCCAAAAAGGGCAAGTTTGTCTTGCCAGTTCCTTTCCAAAACGTCTTGAACGGCGGTTCCCACGCTGGTGGCGACTTGGCCTTCCAAGAGTTTATGATTGTTCCAACTGGCGCCGAGACTTTTAGCGAGGGTTTGAGAATTGGCTCTGAAGTCTACCACAACTTGAAATcgttggccaagaagaagtatGGTCAATCGGCTGGCAATGTTGGTGACGAAGGTGGTGTTGCTCCAGATATCAAAACCGCTAAAGAGGCTTTGGACTTGATCGTTTCAGCTATCGAGGCTGCTGGTTACAAGGGTCAAGTTGACATTGCCATGGATGTTGCGTCATCGGAATTCTACAAGGATGGCTTGTACGATTTGGACTTCAAGAACCCAGACTCGGACAAGTCCAAGTGGCTCACTGGTCCTCAATTGGCTGAATTGTACGACGAGTTGATGGCTGAATACCCAATTGTCTCCATTGAGGATCCATTTGCCGAGGATGACTGGGAAGCATGGAGCCATTTTTTCGCCAAGGTTGAAAACAAGGtgcaagttgttggtgacGACTTGACTGTCACCAACCCCATCAGAATCAAGAAGGCCATTGAAACCAAGGCTGCCGAtgccttgttgttgaaggtTAATCAAATTGGTTCATTGACCGAGTCAATCCAGGCCGCTAAGGACTCCTACGCCGCTGGCTGGGGTGTCATGGTTTCCCACAGATCGGGTGAAACCGAAGACACTTTTATTGCCGACTTGGCTGTTGGTATCAGATCTGGTCAAATCAAGACTGGTGCTCCAGCTAGATCCGAGAgattggccaagttgaaccaaatCTTGAGAATCGAGGAAGAGTTGGGAAGCAATGCCATCTACCCTGGTAAAGACTTCCACAATGCTCAAACTTTGTAAGCCGATGAAGGTGAGTGAGAagaaatatatatatatatgatTTATATGtgtgtatatatttataatcaattgacttgaaaatgaaaataacttggaaaaataaCTTGACTTGAGGTTTATTTTATGAGGTTATTATTTTGATCTCTATTTATACGTAGTCTTTTGCTAACAACTCCAATGCTTCAAAAAGACGAGTTGCAGCAACCAAGGTCTCGTTGAACGTGTTATACAACGGCAAGGGCGCCAACCGTATGACATCGGGTCTCCGTTCGTCACATATAATGGCATGGCGATGCAAATGCTCAAACACACGCTCCATGACATTCTCGCGCTTATCATCGCGATGCGGCTGGAAAAGCAAGCTCAACTGACTACCTCTCTGCTGCGGGTCCTTGGGCGTGAGAATCTTGAATCCAAACTTGGTCTCGTTAATCTCATTCTGCGGGATATAGTACTTGCTCTCGACTAAGATATCCCACAAGAACCgcgtcaagtccaagctctTTCTTCGGAGCGTGGCCACGCCGCCGACGTGTTCAAAGATTTGCAACGAGCTCTGCAACGCGACACAGTCAATCACGCTCGGGTTCAGCTGTCTATAGCTTAGGGCGCTCGCGATGGGATCGAACTtctccaacatcttgaacCTGTCCTCGCTGTTGTTCCCCCACCAGCCCGCCAACCGCGGTGTATACTTCTTGTGAGTGTTGTCCACCGTGTGCTTTTCATGCACGTATATACCTGCAATTGCACCCGGTCCCGAGTTCAAATATTTGTACGAGCACCACGCGGCGAAATCGACGCCCCATTCATGCAAGTGCAACTCGACGTTCCCCACCGCGTGAGCCAAATCCCaccccaccaccacttcagGCTGTTTGTGCTTGACATAATGCGTGATCCTCTCCATGTCAAATAGCTGGCCCGTGTAGTATTGTATACCGGGAAAACACACAAGGGCCACCTCATCAGCATGCGCATCAAACACACGCAAGATCAGCTCCGTTTCAAGATATGTTTTGCCGGGCGCCGCGTCGACTTCAACCTGGATCAAATGCAGCTCATCATACCCGAACAACTGCACCATGTTCAAAAACGCGTAATAGTCCGAAGGAAACGCATGTTTCTCGAATAGTATCTTGGTGCGTCTGCCCTGGGGTTTGTAAAAATGGATCAAGAGCGcgttcaagttggaagtgAGTGAGCCCATGGCGCACACTTCGCGCTCATTGCATCCTACTATGGGAGCGAGGAGATGCACCAAGGGCAAGTCGACGTCGACCCAGTTTGTGCCTGTTGggtggttgaagtgggatTCGACTGCGCGCGCCGACCATGCGTCCAATTGCTCGGTTATTGCTCTGCGTGTCTGTTTCGGCATGAGGCCTAGGGAGTTGCCGCATAGGTAGATGGAGGGTGTCGTGGGGTGGAAGTTGGCGTTTTCGATCCCGAGGGTTTCGAAGGTGGGGATGTGGAATAGGTGTGCGTGCGTCGGGtagatcttgtccaactttTCTGCTTTTTCCTTGAGTGTCATTGGAGGTGGTGTTctattggtggtggttgatggtggttgatgatggGGTGgttttcttggtcttgatgaaaaattcgAGATTTTGCGCGCGGAGTTTGGGGTGCAGAAGCCGGACTCTGTGGGCCGTGTTTTCTGGTTTCCTACATGGGGTTATCTACATGGAGTTTTCCTTCTGAAGTAGAGGTTGTTTGTGGAAGCCTGGTATGATGATAAAGGCTGGATTGCTTCCAGAAAAGAGGACCACTAGCCGATGTAATGTGGATGCAGGGGGGTTTTTGACGCGTGTGCCGTGAGGTTTAAGTAAGGGGCTCTCTCCTGTTTCTATCCGTGAACCAAAAATGGCGCCGACGCTGAAACAAATGCCAGCTGCATTCAATATCCTATCCAATCAAACAATATTTTTGTTTGTAGAGAATTGAATAGTGGACTTTAAAAAGTAACACCCCTCCCAGCGTAGTCTTCAAGTTTCGTCTCCctttcctccttcttcttaGTCCTTCGATTGGAACTGGAGACGCAAGTGGTGGGAACTTCGGCAATAATGTGATcagggggaaaaaaatgcGCAGGAAGAGAAGACAGCCGAATTTCGCTTTCATGTTTTATTACCATCAAATACGTATAGATACACCATCTGCTTAAGAACTCTTGTTTGGACTCCTGCGCCACCCCATCAGATCAAATACAAACGAACAGGATGACATCTCATGCTGAGCCGCCGGAAGGAttggcaaacaacaacatcaacggcGAAGAGGCCAACATTTATGGCAACGTTGACGAGCGTGGCGACGACAGGGCCCAGGATGACTATTCAGACTCCAATTCAGACGACGAGCCCTTAGATAAAGACCacaaggagaaaaacaGAAGGCCCGCTGATAATGCGTTTCGGCAGCAGAGAATGAAAGCGTATAACCCGGTGCTCACGGCAAAGACCGTCATACCTATCTTGATCGGGATTGCAATAGTTTTCGTGCCACTCGGCGCGGCCATGTGGTATGCATCctacaagattgaagaaattgtcaTTGATTACTCCCAGTGCGAAAATTTGGCCAATGCTGATTACTGGACTGGTATTCCTACAAATTATACGCAATTCAACTACCGTAAACTGTTTGACAGCGTTAAGCCTTCGTTTGCTTGGAAATTGGCCACTGATAGTTCgcaagagtttgaagacGAGCGAAGAGTTTGTATGATTCAATTCCAGGTCttggaaaaaatcaagggccccttgtacttgttttaCCGTTTGCACAATTTCTACGCCAACCACCGTCGTTTCGTCAAGTCCTTTAGCGAGGACCAGTTGAATGGCAAAGTGGCAAGTTTAGACGACATCAAGAACACCGTGGGCCAAAATTGCCAGCCCTTGTCCGATGTAAATGGAACACGCATCTATCCATGTGGATTGATTGCAAACAGTTTGTTCAACGACACGTACTCGGCCGCGTTCCGTGCTGTTAACGGTACCTCGTCAGACAAGACGGTGCTTCTTACAGACAAGGGTATAAACTGGGCTACAAACAAGAATCGGttcaaaaagaccaaaTACAACTATACCGACATTATCCCTCCTCCAAATTGGTACAAGATGTTCCCCAATGGCTACAACGAGACGAACGTGCCTG
Coding sequences within it:
- a CDS encoding mitochondrial 54S ribosomal protein mL40, whose protein sequence is MMLPFNRLPKQLSSQSPLTFVRYKRYKKWEELPPVSPATQKIVNQLSILSASKKQPKLLTLCNEDLVKHRTIMNAWKLVQQKKQQHREQQLQLQYQSIHDAMEDLKMVSPELYSAAGGDGKVDTGASKKFARFPIEMRVPTDFPPTKPWIYEYSPKSES